Below is a genomic region from Longimicrobium sp..
GGGATCGCGCGGGCCATCGTGTCGCGCCCGCAGATCCTGCTGTACGACGAGCCGGTCACGGGGCTCGACCCGGTCAACGCAACGGTGGTCCACCGGCTGATCGCCCGCCTGGCGGGGGAGCTGGGGGTGACCTCCATCATCGTGACGCACGACATCGAGGGGGCGCTCCCCATCTCCGACCGGGTGGCCATGCTGGACCACGGGGAGATTCGCTTCGTGGGCACGCCGGACGAGTTCCGGGCGAGCCGCGATCCGCTGGTGAGGGCGTTCCTGGAGCGCGACGTTCCCGACGCAGACCTGCTTGAGGCAGTATAATGATACAGCGTGCAGATGGCGGGGCCCCGGCGGCCCCGCGCAACCGAATCCCTAGCGAGGACCTCGCCACCGTGAGCGTCGCACGCACTCCCCGCCGCGAAGTGCAGGTTGGCATCTTCGTGCTGGTGGGCATCCTTTCCGTGCTCTTCGCCCTCTTCCTGCTCACCGACCCGGGCACCTTCCGCGGCCGGTACTACGTCTCCACGCTGGTGGAGACGGCGGGCGGGATCCGAAAGGGCGACCCGGTGCAGCTCCGGGGCGTGAACGTCGGGCGCATCCGCTCCTTCGAGATTCAGGACAACGGCGTCCGGGTGCGGATGGAGCTGGAGGGCGAGTACCCCGTGCCGTCCGACTCGCGCGTGTACCTGAGCAGCAACGGGCTGCTGGGCGGCGTCGTCGCCACCATCCTCCCGGGCCGCTCGCCGCAGAAGCTGGCCGACGGCGGCATCCTGCCCTCCACCGACGCGTCCGGCGCCGGCGCCAGCGACATCATGGCGACCGCGACCGCCGTCGGCACGCGGGCGGACACCGTCCTGGGCCGGGCGCAGGCCCTTCTGAGCCAGCAGACGATCGGCGCGGTGCAGACGAGCGCCGTCGAGCTGCAGGCGATGCTGGCGGAGCTCAGCGCGCTTGCCACCGAGCAGCGCCGGGAGCTGCAGGGCGTCTCCGGCTCGCTGCGCCGCTCGGCGGCCGGCGTCGAGGGCGCCGCCACGCGCCCCGAGCTGGCGCGCGCCATCGCCCGCACCGACTCCATCTCGCTGCGGATGGACGCGGCGGCCCGCTCGTTCAACGCCGCGGGCGAGTCGATGGCGAGCATCGCCGGCCGCATTGACCGCGGCGAGGGGACGCTGGGGAAGCTGAGCCGCGACGAGTCGCTCTACAACAACCTCAACGCCGCCGCGCAGAACATCAACACCACCGCCACGCGCTACGGCACCCTGGCGGAGGACATCCAGGCGAACCCGAAGAAGTACATCAACCTGCGGGTGTTTTAACCGCCCCCTCCCCCCGGCCCCCTCCCCCGCCTGCGGGGGCGCAGGGCGGGCGAGGGAGAGAACTCCGCGCGTCTCGCCGGCTTGCGGGCCCTCTCCCCGCTCGTTCCTCGCTGCCCCTCCCCCAAAACGCGGGGGAGGGGCGTTTGCGTGCACCCGTGCCGGTCCTCCGGTTTCGTCTGGCGCACCCATCTCGTGGGGGCTGCGATACATCGCGCCCGTGTCTCGGGCTGCTCCGCCGCCCGTCCCCCTGCACCGATCCGTAGGGGCGCGATTCATCGCGCCCGCCCTCCGCCTGCCTCGACCCCCGCGCCTCCGCAAGGGCAGACCTGCGTGTCTGCCCGCCCTCGCCCCCATCGCGACCACCGCTCTACGCGCGGACGCCGTAGAGGCCGCCCCGCGTGGCTGCGCGTGCCTTCCCCCGCGCCGTCCATGCACCTCCGACGAGAAGTACGCCCCCGCCAAGCCTTGGTGGAGGTGCCGCTGATTCCGGTCCGCGGCATCGGTCTCGCTGCCACGTTCCCGACACGTAAAGCGCGAGACGAAGGAAAGAAGGCCGAAGCCAATGCGAAACAATGCGGGCGGATACCTGCACTGAGTCGCTCACCTTGCGCCCACTTTGTAGCGCCGTTATCGTCCGTACCTCCAAACACGTCAAAATCGCTGCTCTTTCCTCGTTCAACCCTCCGGGACTGTTGGGAGAACGAGGCGCGAGTGCGCGACCGACCCTCAACCGGGGGGTGGGATCCACGAGTCAACAATCAGCTCGCATGATGCACATCTCTCCACTCCGGAAGCTCATTGTTGTGGCTATCACCGCATCTGGAATGCTCGGGTGCCGGAACCCCGCAGAACCCGGAACGGTGGATGAGCCCCTCGTTGCAATTTCGGCCGGGGGCCAGACGAGTTGTGCGGTCAGTGCTTCTGGCGTTGCACTCTGCTGGGGGCGCGGTACAGACGGGCAGCTGGGTAACGGTGCCAGCGTCAACAGTTCTATCCCCGTTCTGGTTCAAGGTGGACGGAAGTTCAAGTCAATTGAGGTGGGTTTTTATCATACATGCGCGCTGACAGCGGCGGGCGAGGCATACTGCTGGGGCGCGACCGGACCGCTCCAGAATTCTGGTCAATTAGGCATCGGAAGCACCACTCGTGGAGCCGACCACCCCGTCCGCGTTGAGACCGGAGTTCGGTTCATATCGCTCGCTGCAGGTCAGGTGCACACGTGCGGCTTGACCATGGAAGGTGCGGTGCACTGCTGGGGGGACAATCGGTGGGGGCAGCTTGGTGACGGCACCACCTCCAGTCGCACGACTCCGGTGCGCACCACTGGCAATCACCGGTTCATAGATCTTGCGGCCGGGGATGCGCATACCTGCGGAGTCACCGATGAGGGACGCGTACTCTGCTGGGGTGACAATTTTTCCTACGCAGTGACTGGCGGCGCACACACCCCAGATGTTTGTGCGGACGGATACGATCTTCGCTGTACCCTGCTTCCCTCTTCCGTAGCAGTCCTGGAGCCTGTGCAGCATGTGCGCGCTGGCGGCGAGACGTGCGCTACGACTGCTTCCAGCGTCACCTATTGCTGGGGAGGCAATATCCAAACCGTGAGACCTGTCCGTCGAACGAGTACCGGTTTGTCCCAGGTAGCGGTCGGCACAGGGCACGGCTGCGGACTCGATTCAGACGCAAGGGTCAACTGTTGGGGCGCGCACAGACTGGGTCAACTCGGCAGCGGCTCCGCGCCGGACGACTACTCCGAGACGCCAGTCGTCGTCGCAAGCGCCTTGCGGTTCAGCGATGTGAGCCTCGGTATGTTCCACACCTGCGGCCTCACCGCGGACGGCGCAGCGTACTGCTGGGGGGCTAACCGTGAAGGCCAGCTCGGCATCGGAAACGACACTGGCCCGGCACTGTGCGGGCTTACTCATCCATGCAGCACCGTTCCGGTCCCGGTCCGGGCCCGAAAGGCTCAAGTCGGTTCATAGGTTCCTTTTGTATCAGGAGCCGGCCTGCGCTTGATTCCCTCATACCTACCGCACCCACACTAATTGCCCTTGCCGTCGCCTTGAACGTCGAGGCTTATCTCGGCCGGCTTCGGGGGAATGCGTGGGACCCTCCACACGCAGACAGTTGAAGAGACGCACCGGGCAG
It encodes:
- a CDS encoding MlaD family protein → MSVARTPRREVQVGIFVLVGILSVLFALFLLTDPGTFRGRYYVSTLVETAGGIRKGDPVQLRGVNVGRIRSFEIQDNGVRVRMELEGEYPVPSDSRVYLSSNGLLGGVVATILPGRSPQKLADGGILPSTDASGAGASDIMATATAVGTRADTVLGRAQALLSQQTIGAVQTSAVELQAMLAELSALATEQRRELQGVSGSLRRSAAGVEGAATRPELARAIARTDSISLRMDAAARSFNAAGESMASIAGRIDRGEGTLGKLSRDESLYNNLNAAAQNINTTATRYGTLAEDIQANPKKYINLRVF